The genomic window GAACGCAAGTCATCAATTGTAGTTTACTTGATGTGAATTTTATCCTAAGATGGCTAAATTGCTGAGCATTCTAAAGGTGTTTTGAGAGGAACGTTGAAATGCTGGTTTGGTGATTCATGGATGATGTGCATAATGATATACTCTAGAATATCTTGTggcagcattttttttttattcatttagttACACCATTTAAGCGCGCATGCTTTAAgagaatgtttttaaaattttgttatcaTGGCATTGTCATTTcagaaatattgtttttggttGTCATTGTCTTTTCATATAAAAGTGTATTGAATGAATGATCTGACACGTGCTAATGTCTGAAACAACATTTGTGTCGACAAAGAAGGAATAGTTACATACCGAAACTGTTAAGCTACCTGTAACTGGCTTCCATTATTTTATGTACTTGTATGGTTGTTCTTATGGTTTGGAGAAGTATGTAGTAGGAGGCTTCCCTATATTATGTCAATTCATGAAATTTTCTCGCTGTTCATAATAGGAAGTTATTGTTTAAGATATTCAACTATAAATGGAGGGGTAGCTTGGCTGAAAATTTGTTCCAGTAGGAATTAGGTTGTCattcatttggttttttctgtTATTCTTGTGCAAATGTATAGCATGTATTCCTGGCAAGTGTTAACAACCAGATAACCAGATAACATTCATTTTTCCAACCGAGGAGCTGCTTTCACTTGCTTTACTTCCATGAACCTGTGTATTCTATATAGCAGATTAAAATTTAGAAAGCATGCACTGTGATTTCTTAAATGTTCAATGCATAAAATCTCATCTATCCCATCAATTTTCTCTATGATTTTCATGTTGATTCATAAGTATCATATCCTCTGTTTTTTGTCCTTTCCATGATTTTGAGCTAACTTGCTcgtgtgttttatttttccaggTGGACCATTGTTACTGATGGAACTAGCATTTCTATTAAGAAGTGTTGGCACTGAAGTTTTTTGGATTACTATCCAGAAACCATCAGAAACTGATGAGGTTGTATACAGTTTGGAGCAAAAGATGTTGGTCCGAGGAGTGCAGGTAATTACTGTTCTAGCTCCTGAAGTTGTCTAGCAGATGATTTTGTTCcaatttttaagtgattttaagttaaatattaagTCGGGCATGTGTCAACCTTTTATCTTAATTGGAATACAGAATTGAATCTGGCCTTGTTTCACTACTGCACTGCcatcatatatatatcattatgtCGCCCCTTCGTAATAAAAAGTTGGAGTTGGCTTTTGACTGTTCATGAAGCTAGTCCTCTGCTATTATATGCATACAGGTTCTCTCTGCAAAGGGTCAAGAAGCTATAGATACAGCTTTTAAGGCTGATCTGGTTGTCTTGAACACTGCGGTTGCTGGTAAATGGCTGGATGCTGTTCTCAAGGAGAATGTTCCTCGTGTTCTCCCAAAGGTGTTGTGGTGGATCCATGAAATGAGGGGGCATTATTTCAAATTGGATTATGTCAAGCACCTTCCCTTGGTTGGTGGTGCTATGATTGATTCACATGTAACAGCAGAATACTGGAAGAATAGAACTCAAGAGCGTTTGAGGTACTTATAATCTGTTTGTTGATACTGACTTAGTAACTGAAGTACTTACTTTCTATATGATTATATGTCCTTTCTTGTCTGCCCTGGTATTTAATTTTCTGATAAATGATCTATCATAATGTTGACTATTGAATGCACAAGTATAGGAATGAATATATCAATTCctgtaaataattaattattgtgtCCATTCTCAATTAAACCAAGGCATCATAAATACCTTAAATAGCTGAATCTAGCTTTGCTTCTTCTTGTGGTGGTTGAGGTGTTGATCGATTGTCTTTGGCTTGTTTTAACTGGCATcatcatgttttattttctttgcgtAGTTTTCATCTCCAGTTTCGGTTTTGGTTGGGACCTAAATCTGAAACTAAATAACATTTTTCtctattgtttttgtgtttccataatcttttctttttcatattttttgttttccgTTTCAGtagttctttttcttcttttttttcctcttctgcAGGATTAAAATGCCTGAGACCTATGTGGTTCACCTTGGAAATAGTAAGGAACTTATGGAGGTTGCCGAAGATAGTGTGGCAAAAAGGGTTTTGCGTGAGCATATTCGGGAGTCTCTTGGAGTGCGGGATGAAGATATACTCTTTGCCATTATTAACAGTATGTTTTTCATGCTAATTAGATCATATATTCTCATTTTGACCCTGcactttcttttctattgaTGAATTCAGTTCCTTACTTAAAATGAATGACTCGGTTGTGTGTCACCCAGTTGGAAGAAGACATAAAGAATTTTGTTTATTACCTTTTAAACTATAACCTTGGGATCTGAATTTATCTTCTTCCCTTAGCTGGTTTTGGATATTGTAGTATGTTTCTACTTCATTGTGCCTTTGAAGTCCACTTCCAATCAGAGCgagggagagaaaaaatgtTATATCTGGTTGGATATTAATAACTGGTAAAATATATTGCAGGTGTTTCACGTGGAAAGGGCCAGGATCTATTTCTGCGTTCCTTTTATGAGAGCTTACAAATAATCCAAGTGAAGAAACTAAAGGTGCCATCAATGCATGCAGTAATTGTGGGTAGTGACATGAGTGCTCAGACTAAGTTTGAGACAGAATTACGGAACTATGTGATGcagaaaaatattcaagatcGTGTTcactttataaataaaactttgaccGTAGCTCCTTATCTAGCTGCAATTGATGTTCTTGTTCAGAATTCACAGGTAGTTTCATGATGCctgagcatttttttttccatgcactgtagtttattttaaatatccaGTTTGGTAGAGTAATTGTTGTTTATTATCTTGTTATCATCATCTTAATTGATTCATGTTTTTTGACATGGTTATCTTCATTGAGACATGGCCTGTGTTCATTTTGCTGATGCTGTGTTCAGTAGGAAATGGCTTTGTGGCAtaacattcaattaaataaactgaaaagacAGGGAAGGAAAAAAGGGGATAGGTTAGGCATAAAAGACGCAACTCTTAGCTGCAAACTCACAATTAATAAACTAGGGCCTCCATCCAGAGTTACATAAAAGACGCCGTTCAATTAATAAACACATGATTAAACAGTAAAATAAAGCAGTTTATTTTCATGAGGTCAAATATAATGGTGCCATAATCTGTCTAGGAAAGTTGTTATTTCATTAGGCAAGTGGTGCATCTTATAAAATGAAGCAAAGAATCCAGTCTTTTAATGTGAAACAATTCTTTGCTGTCATTGAGATGAATCATGGATGCTTATAGAGGCTTCTACTCCTCTGTTGATTTCATTTTCCTAATCCAATTCAAAGTCTATCTTATTGCATTGTTATGTATGTTCATCACAATTCCATTTCCTCTTCCAAGCAAACTGGAAGTACAAGAGCTCTTGTGAACTTTTTCTTTCTGCGTATCTGTTTAGGCACGGGGTGAATGCTTTGGGAGGATAACTATTGAAGCAATGGCATTTCAGCTGCCTGTACTGGTGAGGCTTTTTATAGGATCCTGatatttcttataataaatATGCATGATACTTGAGTTCTCATCACACATGCCATATATTATGGCTGGTTTTGAGCACAATTGTTGCTTGTTATCTTGTTCATGTCAGGGAACGGCAGCAGGAGGCACCACAGAGATTGTCGTGAATGGAACTACTGGATTATTGCATTCAGTTGGAAAAGAAGGGGTCACTCCCCTTGCCAAGAATATCGTAAAACTTGCCACTCATGTCGAGAGGAGGCTTACAATGGGAAAGAGAGGATATGAAAGGGTCAGGGAGATGTTTTTAGAACATCACATGGCACACAGAATTGCTTCGGTGCTGAAAGAAGTTTTACGGAAGTCAAAGAGCCACCCTCATTCTTAACACTTCGAAGATCAGTCCTCCCCGCAGTTTGCTGGAGCATGATACGAGCTGCATTTCTAGGCTGTTCCATCAAAATCTTTACAAAGAGACGGACTTCACTGATGATAGGAAATTGTTAGTTTATAGCCCATATCCATATCCATAGCCAATACCTTTTCTCTGGTTGGTGTTTTCCTTGCTACCTTTCAAAAGAGCTGTATATTATGTACATAATCGGGTGAATCAAGTCAGTGGCCCGTTTATGCCAGCTGACTTCGTCATTTGTCAACGCATATGACTTTATCATGTCAACGTTTAAGGTTTTTTCTCTGGCTTCAGTGTTATTGATGAGGATCAGCATTGCGATGTGCCGAAATCCACGATGAGATCAGCAAAAGAAATCTCATTCCAGCCAAACTTTCTCGGTCACCTGCCTGAGCTGTATCAACACGAGGCGAAGTAAacctttaatttctttgaataCAAGTCAACTAGTTACTTGGCAGTGCTTCTCCATGGgctggattatttttttatggaaaaaaaaatcctaaccgTAGTAAACGCGATTTTTATTAGTAAGAAGAATTTTGATTATGAATTCAAAACTATAAATACATGGGTTTTTATGTTTCaagctatattttttaattaaatatcaagtcagtaattaaaaaaaagttatagatCGAATGTTCTTGTTATGCAAAgagctatgatttttttttattaatattgatcaaatcaaattaacttATCTAATTCTCGATTGAAGTCATAGTCtttactaaatttaataattgtcattt from Populus trichocarpa isolate Nisqually-1 chromosome 5, P.trichocarpa_v4.1, whole genome shotgun sequence includes these protein-coding regions:
- the LOC18099239 gene encoding uncharacterized protein LOC18099239, yielding MAKLQQQHSNTAGWAPPSVQKRWLLTLLIMLSVSTLIAFFIKSAFDSCDPPHPHNFDVAASNKPAKVFSNSIKTAPSPLSFMKSKLVLLVSHELSLSGGPLLLMELAFLLRSVGTEVFWITIQKPSETDEVVYSLEQKMLVRGVQVLSAKGQEAIDTAFKADLVVLNTAVAGKWLDAVLKENVPRVLPKVLWWIHEMRGHYFKLDYVKHLPLVGGAMIDSHVTAEYWKNRTQERLRIKMPETYVVHLGNSKELMEVAEDSVAKRVLREHIRESLGVRDEDILFAIINSVSRGKGQDLFLRSFYESLQIIQVKKLKVPSMHAVIVGSDMSAQTKFETELRNYVMQKNIQDRVHFINKTLTVAPYLAAIDVLVQNSQARGECFGRITIEAMAFQLPVLGTAAGGTTEIVVNGTTGLLHSVGKEGVTPLAKNIVKLATHVERRLTMGKRGYERVREMFLEHHMAHRIASVLKEVLRKSKSHPHS